The following are encoded in a window of Streptomyces griseiscabiei genomic DNA:
- the hutU gene encoding urocanate hydratase: MSGPRPVRASRGTELSALGWQQEAALRMLQNNLDPEVAEHPDKLVVYGGTGKAARDWRSFDAMVRTLRTLKQDETMLVQSGRPVGVMQTHEWAPRVLIANSNLVGDWANWEEFRRLEQLGLTMYGQMTAGSWIYIGTQGILQGTYETFAAVAAKKFGGTLAGTITLTAGLGGMGGAQPLAVTMNDGVAICIDVDPRAIERRIVHRYLDVRAESLEDALRLAVEARDARRPLSIGLLGNAAELLPRMLAEGAPVDIVTDQTSAHDPLAYLPVGVDFEDMADAAAKDPAGFTTRARESMARHVEAMVGFMDAGAEVFDYGNSIRGEAQLAGYDRAFAFPGFVPAYIRPLFCEGKGPFRWAALSGEASDIAKTDRAILDLFPENESLHRWIKMAGERVHFQGLPARICWLGYGERDKAGERFNDMVASGELAAPLAIGRDHLDCGSVASPYRETEAMLDGSDAIADWPLLNAMVNVASGASWVSIHHGGGVGMGRSIHAGQVSVADGTKLAGEKVRRVLTNDPGMGVIRHVDAGYDIADSIADERGVRVPMREGDDA; encoded by the coding sequence ATGTCAGGACCCCGCCCCGTTCGAGCGTCGCGTGGTACGGAGCTCAGTGCTCTGGGCTGGCAGCAGGAGGCCGCTCTGCGGATGCTGCAGAACAACCTCGACCCCGAGGTGGCCGAGCACCCGGACAAGCTGGTCGTGTACGGCGGGACGGGCAAGGCGGCCCGGGACTGGCGTTCCTTTGACGCCATGGTCCGCACCCTGCGCACCCTCAAGCAGGACGAGACCATGCTCGTCCAGTCCGGCCGCCCCGTCGGCGTCATGCAGACCCACGAGTGGGCTCCCCGCGTCCTCATCGCCAACTCCAACCTTGTCGGCGACTGGGCCAACTGGGAGGAGTTCCGCCGACTGGAACAGCTCGGGCTGACCATGTACGGCCAGATGACCGCCGGCTCCTGGATCTACATCGGTACGCAGGGCATCCTTCAGGGCACCTATGAGACGTTCGCCGCGGTCGCGGCGAAGAAGTTCGGCGGCACTCTGGCGGGGACGATCACGCTCACCGCGGGCCTGGGCGGGATGGGCGGCGCCCAGCCGCTGGCGGTGACGATGAACGACGGTGTGGCGATCTGTATCGATGTCGATCCGCGGGCGATCGAGCGCCGGATCGTGCACCGGTACCTGGATGTGAGGGCCGAGAGCCTGGAGGATGCGCTGCGGCTGGCGGTGGAGGCGCGGGATGCCCGTCGTCCGCTGTCCATCGGTCTGCTGGGCAACGCGGCGGAGCTGTTGCCGCGGATGCTGGCGGAGGGCGCGCCGGTCGACATCGTCACCGACCAGACCTCGGCGCACGATCCGCTGGCCTACCTTCCGGTGGGCGTGGACTTCGAGGACATGGCGGATGCGGCGGCGAAGGACCCGGCCGGGTTCACCACCCGGGCCCGTGAGTCCATGGCCCGGCATGTGGAGGCCATGGTCGGTTTCATGGACGCGGGTGCGGAGGTCTTCGACTACGGCAACTCGATCCGGGGTGAGGCGCAGCTCGCGGGATACGACCGTGCGTTCGCCTTCCCGGGCTTCGTGCCCGCCTATATCCGGCCGTTGTTCTGTGAGGGCAAGGGGCCGTTCCGGTGGGCGGCGCTGTCGGGTGAGGCGAGCGACATCGCCAAGACGGACAGGGCGATCCTGGACCTGTTCCCGGAGAACGAGTCGCTGCACCGCTGGATCAAGATGGCCGGGGAGCGGGTGCACTTCCAGGGTCTTCCGGCGCGTATCTGCTGGCTGGGCTACGGCGAGCGGGACAAGGCCGGTGAGCGGTTCAACGACATGGTCGCCTCCGGTGAACTGGCCGCGCCCCTCGCCATCGGCCGCGACCACCTCGACTGCGGCTCCGTGGCCTCCCCCTACCGCGAGACGGAGGCGATGCTCGACGGTTCCGACGCGATCGCCGACTGGCCGCTGCTGAACGCGATGGTCAATGTGGCCTCCGGTGCGTCGTGGGTGTCCATCCACCACGGCGGCGGCGTCGGCATGGGTCGTTCCATCCACGCCGGTCAGGTCTCCGTGGCGGACGGGACGAAGCTGGCGGGGGAGAAGGTGCGGCGGGTGCTGACCAACGACCCCGGGATGGGCGTCATCCGGCACGTCGACGCCGGCTACGACATCGCGGACTCCATCGCCGACGAGCGGGGCGTACGCGTACCCATGCGTGAAGGGGACGACGCGTGA
- a CDS encoding allantoate amidohydrolase — MWRDLAPIGRHPDSGGYRRFAWTGADAECRAWFEEQARDRGLDYEVDRNGNQWAWLGDPTAGDAVVTGSHLDSVPDGGAFDGPLGVVSSFAALDELRARGAQFDKPFAIVNFGDEEGARFGLACAGSRLAAGQLTVEQAHRLTDADGITLPRAMEAAGYDPEAIGADPERLARIGAFVELHVEQGRALDLSGDAVGIASAIWPHGRWRFDFRGEANHAGTTRLADRRDPMLSYAQTVLAARHQAQLAGAVATFGKISVEPNGVNAIPSLVRGWLDSRAADQESLDTVVGGIEEAARDYAQAHGIDLDIVRESFTPVVEFDHALRTELARILGKDTGLTVPVLGTGAGHDAGILSGTVPTAMLFVRNPTGISHSPAEHAAEDDCLTGVSALADILEGLARR, encoded by the coding sequence ATGTGGCGGGACCTTGCACCCATCGGGCGGCACCCCGACTCCGGTGGATATCGGCGCTTCGCGTGGACCGGTGCGGATGCCGAGTGCCGGGCCTGGTTCGAGGAGCAGGCGCGGGACCGGGGCCTGGACTACGAGGTCGACCGCAACGGCAACCAGTGGGCCTGGCTCGGCGATCCCACGGCAGGGGATGCCGTGGTCACCGGCTCGCACCTGGACTCGGTGCCCGACGGCGGGGCCTTCGACGGGCCTTTGGGGGTGGTGTCGTCGTTCGCCGCGCTCGATGAACTCCGCGCCCGGGGCGCCCAGTTCGACAAGCCTTTCGCCATCGTCAACTTCGGTGATGAGGAGGGGGCGCGGTTCGGGCTGGCCTGTGCCGGGTCACGGTTGGCTGCGGGTCAGCTGACCGTCGAGCAGGCACACCGGCTGACCGACGCCGACGGAATCACCCTGCCCCGGGCGATGGAGGCCGCCGGCTACGACCCTGAGGCCATCGGGGCGGACCCCGAGCGGCTGGCCCGGATCGGGGCGTTCGTCGAACTCCACGTCGAGCAGGGCCGGGCCCTGGACCTGTCCGGGGACGCGGTCGGCATCGCGAGTGCCATCTGGCCGCACGGGCGGTGGCGGTTCGACTTCCGGGGCGAGGCCAACCACGCCGGCACCACCCGCCTGGCCGACCGCCGCGACCCGATGCTGTCCTACGCCCAGACCGTCCTGGCCGCCCGTCACCAGGCCCAGCTCGCCGGGGCGGTGGCCACCTTCGGCAAGATCTCCGTCGAACCCAACGGTGTCAACGCCATCCCCTCCCTGGTGCGTGGCTGGCTCGACTCCCGCGCCGCCGACCAGGAAAGCCTCGACACAGTGGTCGGCGGGATCGAGGAGGCCGCCCGCGACTACGCCCAGGCGCATGGCATCGATCTGGACATCGTCCGGGAGTCCTTCACCCCGGTCGTGGAGTTCGACCACGCCCTGCGCACCGAACTCGCCCGCATCCTGGGCAAGGACACCGGTCTGACGGTCCCGGTCCTGGGCACCGGTGCCGGACACGACGCCGGGATCCTCTCCGGGACCGTCCCGACCGCCATGCTGTTCGTGCGCAACCCCACCGGCATCTCCCACTCCCCGGCCGAACACGCCGCCGAGGACGACTGCCTGACCGGAGTGAGCGCCCTCGCCGACATCCTGGAAGGGCTGGCCCGCAGGTGA